The DNA sequence CCATCCCCAAAAGACCACAGAAGCCAGATGCCCGCCAAACAATCGCGTTTGGCAGGTTCGCTGCACTATGTAGAAAGAGGTTGCCATTAGTGCCGAGGTACCGAATGCAAAAATAACCGCATTAGTATGTAGCGGACGCAAACGGCTGTAGGTTAGCCAGGGTGTGTCGAAGTTAAGTGCCGGCCAGATTAATTGAGCTGCAATTAATACCCCGACACTCATGCCAATAATACCCCAAAATATGGTGGTAAGTGTGAACTGACGGACAACTTTATAGTTGTAATCAGGTTGAATCGTAGTAGCGCTTGTCATTATTTTGATTCCATGCATTTATTTACAATTTACGTATTTTAAAACGTCACAATAAGTAATAATTATCCATAAATAACTATGTGTCAGATCACTGCATACAAACATAATTATTCGCGCTAAGTTTACGTGAACATTTTTCTAATTAACAGTTGTAGGTGGATTAATTGTTAATAAACTTATTGTTTATGTTGAAAAATGCGTGTTAACCATTATTTTTATAAGGACTTTAAATGTTAACAAAAAGTAAAATTATACAATTATTATTCATGCTGATCGTTTTAGTGTCGCTTTTTATATGGCGTACTATTAATATTAAGACAGAGCAACAGATGAACATTGATTTAACCTCCACTGAACGGTCATCTGGACAGCTTGAGTGTGATTATTTGGTACCCTGTGAGTTGCTAAGCTCTCAGGGGCGCTTTTGGTTAAGTGTTGATAACCCAACTATTAAAGCAGAACAATGGATTAATTTCAGGCTTGAGAGTGATGAACAAGAGTGGCGCGTGATCGATGCCAAAATAGTGGGAAAAGAAATGTTTATGGGGCGTATTCCGGTTACTTTTGTGAAGACAGATAAAGGGTTTTTCTCTGCAAAAACCTTGGTTGGAGCCTGCACAACCCCGGCCATGATCTGGCAACTAAAAATTAACATTCTGGTAAATGGGATTAAAGATCAGCTCTTATTTGATTTTATGGTTAAAAAATAAAATTGCCTGCGCCGTCATATCCAAAAAGGTTATTACGGCTGGGATCTGTTAATTTCCAAGAATTAACCTCGAAAGATAAGCAGACTCTAAATTATTTTGCAAAAAAATGTTTCTTTAATGGCTGATCAATCGAGATTAATCCCGCTCCCCAAGCAACATTTATTAATATCATTAAGCCCCATAGCTGGTGATCATAGAAACCACCCTCCCAAAGAACCGGGTATGAGACAACGGCCATAATATTAAAAACAAATAAAATGGCCGCCATTGGGCGTGTTAATAAACCTAAAATCAGAAATATCGGCAGTAGCAACTCTGCTGCTGTTCCTAAATATGCGGCTAATTCCCAGGGTAAAAAGGGAACCTGATACTCCTCTTCAAATAGGTACAAGGTACTATCCCAGCTGGTTATTTTTAAATAACCAGATTTTAGATACACAGAGGCGACCCAAAGACGGGTGAATAACAGCAATATAGGGGTAAAGTAACATTGCATTTTGTCCACAATGAGTTGGTAAAAATTGAGCATAATGCCTCCTAGGCATTTATTAATGTAAATCCGTAAAGTAGATCTTTCTCTAATAATTGAGGCAATCCCTCAAGTAACGATTGTGGCGCTATTTGCCCCATTTTTTTTTGCTGCATAATTTGTTGCAGCAGCAGAAATTCAGCCTCACTCAACAAAATAAGTTCGACGCTAAAATTTAATTGCTTTTTAAGTGCTAAATAGCAAATTTGGTTTAAATCAGTTTCCTGTATTTGTTTGTGGATTATCATTCGGTACAAATGCTGAATGTTTTGCTTACTTGAAAATATCGATACCTGCGTAGCAATTTGAAAACTAATGTTGTCTAATTGCTCTGTTGGTATCAATTTCAGCTGCTGAAAATCAAGTGAAAGGGGTTGTAATTTTGTATTGGTTGTTTGTTCTAATAACCACTCAAAACGTGCCATTTCGGCTACATAGGGTAATGCTTTGAGTTGTTCAAGCTCATGCAAATATTCACTAAAACCGTCACCATAGGTCATCATGTTATTTTCTTGAGGGGGGTGGCGTAAAATAAACCCTCTTGCTACCGTATTAAAAAAGGTTTCACCTACCAGGGATAAGGTATGCTGGTAAGTCGCAGAGAGTGCTTCCGTTACGCCCATCACAAAATTATTACGGTATATCTGTAATAACTCATTACTGGTGAATGCTTTTTTGGGTTTAATTTGCTTAGCAATTTGATCGTTTTTATATAAAAGTGTGTCGCTAAATTGCCACTGAAGTTGTTTGATATTCATCCTTGAGACCCCGTCATTACCGTATTCTCATCGGTTGAGCGCTTGATCAAAGGCGCTGCGTATTGAATGACCAGAAGAGATCGTTGATATAGATACATTGTTAAAAAGACACTAAAGCCAAAATACTTAGCGTCTCTGTAATATATTTTGGGATATAAGTCATGCAGATAACGATTCACTCGATCCCACCTGCAAAGTCCATCACGCACACAATGCCGTAGGAAGGATGTTTGTCGCAGGCGACGCCCACTACCTTATAATCATTTTTCAGTATATTAGTGCGATGACCGCGACTTTTAACACCATCATCTATCAATAATTGAACCACGACTTCTCGTCCAGAATCTGGGCCATAGATAATATTTTCACCTATTGTATGCTGCCATTTTCCATATCTTTCAATTCTATTTTGCAGGGTTGAGCCATTATGGCTAACGTGTCCAATACCGCCATATTTAGATTGGTCAGCGGCATGATCTTGGGCCGCTAAGGTTAATTTTTTATGTGCTTTTAATGACCCTAAAGCTTTTGTGCTGCTCATTACTTTAGCTGCTTCATCAGCCGCGCTTAGACCCTCTTGTGTTTTCAGTCCGATAAAATTTTCAGCTCCACCTGGCTTTAAGTACATTTTATTATTGTAAAAAGCGCTGCGCGGAGCTATAAATTCTTGGCTATAGCGACTCGGATCTGTTCTTGCCATATTAAGGTGTAAAATTATATTTTTCTCTAATACGCTTAAATAACTTAGATCGTCTGCCGGGGTTAGTTTTTTGACTGGCCACCCAGCCGTTGGCCAGTCGATGGACGCTGATGCTGTACTAACCGTCATACTTAAGCAGATAGAAAGCCACAAGGTTTTTTGTATTAAAGAGATAGCGTCATTAAGTAAGTTAATTTTTGTCATAAATATTTTCCTTAAATCTCTTGCCTGAGTTATTTTATTAAGCGATTAAAAGTTCTGGGGAAATCTCGTTAAATAAGGTTGTTTTGCATTAGTAGAATCGTTATACATGCTTATCACTGGTGCAAAGCGATTGTTTGATATTAATCGCTTTATTATGCTCTTCTATCAAGGTACCAAGTTTGGGGATATCCAGATCCCACTCTATTAATGTCAGCGCATCTGTTTTTTTTGTCGACATGTATGTTTGGTAAATATCCCAAACAGATTGGCTTATTAAGGTGCTGTGGGTATCAATTAGCATAGTGCTATTGTTAACCTGTTTTTGAGTGAAACCTGCTAAATGAATTTCCTGCACTGTTGTATGGTCGATGATATCGAGATACTTTTCCACTGAAAATTGATGATTAGTAGCACTCACATAAACGTTATTAAGATCTAATAACAAGCCACAGCCAGTTTGCTTGACAATTTCATTGATAAACTCCGGTTCGCTCATTTCACTGTCATTATATTCTAAATAAGAAGAGGGGTTTTCTATCAGAATTTGCCTTTGTAAGTGCTCTTGAGTCTGGTTGAGGTTATTTACAAAACATGACAATGCTTTTTTCGTGTAAGGGATGGGTAATAAATCATTAAAAAAATTGCTTTGTAATGAGCTCCAACTGATGTGATCGGACACTAATACTGGTTGAAAAATATCAATAATCTGTTTAAGGTTTTGTAAATGTGTTTTACTGATGTCTTCGCTGCTGCCGATTGACAACCCAATACCGTGAAAGCTAAGAGGGTAATGAGCCGCGATTTGTTCAAGATAAAAACGGTTTTGACTGTGCGGATTAAAATAGTTTTCACTGTGCACTTCAAGAAAACCCAATGTCGGCAATTGATCTAATAGGGTCTGATAATGGGGGTGACGAAGTCCTATCCCAACAGTGCCTGCCTGTATTTTTTTCAATGTCTTTAATCCTAAAAAATGTCTATCCAAACCTCTTGCTTAGAAGTGGTTTGGATATTATTTGGCAGTTAAAAATCTCGGCATCAAATAAAAAAGTTATGCTTTTTTAGGCTCTAAAGAACCACCGCCTAATTTAGCGCACAACCCTTCAGGCACTGCAAGAAATGCATCGCCTTGATTATCAACTTTAGAAGTCCCTGCACATGAGCTTGTTTTTGTAGCGCAGTCATTTTGACCCGCCGCTGCAACGCCATAACATTTCTCTTTACCGGCGGCCATTGCGGGAGTCGAAACAAGTGCACCACCAACAGCGATCAGAGTTGAAAACGTAGCAGCTAAAGCAAGATTAGATTTTTTCATGATAGATATTCCTCTATAATAAAATTAAGCAAATGCTGAAATAGCAATTATGCATTGTTGTAGTTTCAAGTATATAAACCGAGTTATCAGAACAAAAATTTCAAAATTAGTCACTTTTCTTTAAATTTTTTAAATTAATCATTTATTTTCAAGGGGTTGTGGTGAGGTTGTTTTATAAGCATTTTTTGAAAATATAATTTTTCCTAAGAAGAGAAATAAATGAATTTATTTAATCGAAAACGAAATATAAGTTCAAAATCCTTGGTCTTTAAGGATATGAATAAAAAACAGAAACGTTATGAAGCACTCGTCAATATCTATAGCCCGGATCTTTACCGTTATGCATTTTGGATCTGTCGTGATCCTCATATAGCACAAGATTTAGTGCAGGAGACCTGCTTGCGCGCCTGGAAGAGTCTGGACAGTTTATTGGACGATAAAGCCGCTAAAGGTTGGTTATTTACCATATTACGTCGTGAAAATGCACGTCGTTTTGAACGCAAGCAGTTTTCTTTAGTCGATATCGCTGATAACGAAGTGGCGGATGATCATGATTCATCAGAAGAGATGGATAAAGAATTATTACGTCGTAAAATATTGCGCTTAGCAGATGAATATAAAGACCCTTTGTTATTGCAGCTTATCGCAGGTTTTAGCACTGAGGAAATTGCGCAGCAGCTAAATTTAAATAAAAACACCGTATTAACGCGGTTGTTTAGAGCAAAGAATTTATTAAAATCATCATTATCAGCAACAACTAAAAGTAGTGGGGTAGCACATGGATGATATATTATTTCGTCATACTGCAATTGCGACGCCGAATGACAAAAGTGACGAATTTTTGCGCAGGCAGTTTGATTCAGAGCAAGATAAAACCTTTGTTGATCAGGCAAAAAAATTTGATTTAGAGTTAGAGTCGGTATTAAACGTTGATCCGCCGG is a window from the Psychromonas ingrahamii 37 genome containing:
- a CDS encoding sigma-70 family RNA polymerase sigma factor encodes the protein MNKKQKRYEALVNIYSPDLYRYAFWICRDPHIAQDLVQETCLRAWKSLDSLLDDKAAKGWLFTILRRENARRFERKQFSLVDIADNEVADDHDSSEEMDKELLRRKILRLADEYKDPLLLQLIAGFSTEEIAQQLNLNKNTVLTRLFRAKNLLKSSLSATTKSSGVAHG
- a CDS encoding CAP domain-containing protein gives rise to the protein MTKINLLNDAISLIQKTLWLSICLSMTVSTASASIDWPTAGWPVKKLTPADDLSYLSVLEKNIILHLNMARTDPSRYSQEFIAPRSAFYNNKMYLKPGGAENFIGLKTQEGLSAADEAAKVMSSTKALGSLKAHKKLTLAAQDHAADQSKYGGIGHVSHNGSTLQNRIERYGKWQHTIGENIIYGPDSGREVVVQLLIDDGVKSRGHRTNILKNDYKVVGVACDKHPSYGIVCVMDFAGGIE
- the bufB gene encoding MNIO family bufferin maturase, which encodes MKKIQAGTVGIGLRHPHYQTLLDQLPTLGFLEVHSENYFNPHSQNRFYLEQIAAHYPLSFHGIGLSIGSSEDISKTHLQNLKQIIDIFQPVLVSDHISWSSLQSNFFNDLLPIPYTKKALSCFVNNLNQTQEHLQRQILIENPSSYLEYNDSEMSEPEFINEIVKQTGCGLLLDLNNVYVSATNHQFSVEKYLDIIDHTTVQEIHLAGFTQKQVNNSTMLIDTHSTLISQSVWDIYQTYMSTKKTDALTLIEWDLDIPKLGTLIEEHNKAINIKQSLCTSDKHV
- a CDS encoding DoxX family protein, with amino-acid sequence MLNFYQLIVDKMQCYFTPILLLFTRLWVASVYLKSGYLKITSWDSTLYLFEEEYQVPFLPWELAAYLGTAAELLLPIFLILGLLTRPMAAILFVFNIMAVVSYPVLWEGGFYDHQLWGLMILINVAWGAGLISIDQPLKKHFFAK
- a CDS encoding HvfC/BufC N-terminal domain-containing protein, which produces MNIKQLQWQFSDTLLYKNDQIAKQIKPKKAFTSNELLQIYRNNFVMGVTEALSATYQHTLSLVGETFFNTVARGFILRHPPQENNMMTYGDGFSEYLHELEQLKALPYVAEMARFEWLLEQTTNTKLQPLSLDFQQLKLIPTEQLDNISFQIATQVSIFSSKQNIQHLYRMIIHKQIQETDLNQICYLALKKQLNFSVELILLSEAEFLLLQQIMQQKKMGQIAPQSLLEGLPQLLEKDLLYGFTLINA
- a CDS encoding BufA1 family periplasmic bufferin-type metallophore, translating into MKKSNLALAATFSTLIAVGGALVSTPAMAAGKEKCYGVAAAGQNDCATKTSSCAGTSKVDNQGDAFLAVPEGLCAKLGGGSLEPKKA